A genomic segment from Aegilops tauschii subsp. strangulata cultivar AL8/78 chromosome 1, Aet v6.0, whole genome shotgun sequence encodes:
- the LOC109740968 gene encoding vacuolar-sorting protein BRO1, whose translation MAANVMLAIHEKKATAVDLYRPLRQYIASAYSERDAATADDDLCAVRDLRAAAVESPSLPDSSSLEQRRAALLAYARALALVKPRFPISPDRAHVHSLSFTWHDAFKTNKKVSLPSVHLEKAAVLFNLGAVYSQIALAADRTTDVGIRTACGAFQSAAGAFAWLRESGVAAKAVAAGATTVDVTPDCAAMLEKLMLAQAQECFFEKVIAGGKPPALCSKVARQVGVFYEEAYAALCAPPLSQHFDRTWVSHVQLKAAQFYADACYRFSLDLHQQEEIAQEIARLKIGMNALADAKKAAKGVAAPLLDSVNKLESNMKTNLDRAMKENNSVYLMRVPEAGTLGALPAASLVKSTSLAEVLDASNERLFSSLVPDGSMKALSKYTEMVDDIIRTQAEKLQQSSEITRVRLKEMDLPDSILSLEGNVSIPADLKEDVEAVQISGGPAGLEAELQQLRDLNRVNQELLVQTEEMLQKEASEDAQFRTQFGSRWTRPQSSTLTKNIQDRLNLFAGNLKKAAASDALIERDVKESYPLMSILDRRPIESALPSISRPIMSLDGNEDAIVGALKQSLRQLESLGAQRAGLEDHLKEMKRKDDILPKLMAGVGAHDDLFRKEIAKYDPICAEIADNIVAQEQLLLQIQEQNAQFAAVFNLDDYKVARERCYKQIAAAVAKYQAIKKNMNDGLNFYVSLQDATGKIQQQCSDFIMTRNIQCREMIEDVQRKLAGFNLSSSSHNTNTPRSSSVPPDQHSPSPPPHAPHAQSSYGAPPGGDPRPVYSQPESRPPYSQPYPTYGAPPQQPPYGAAHPGQYQQHPQQHQPPPGHDYGQPAYPGWRGPYYNGQQPQPQQPGPYPQAPYSAPGAYPHHQSNYYRPQ comes from the exons ATGGCGGCCAACGTCATGctggcgatccacgagaagaagGCCACGGCCGTCGACCTCTATCGCCCGCTCCGCCAGTACATCGCCTCCGCCTACTCGGAGCGCGACGCGgccaccgccgacgacgaccTCTGCGCCGTGCGCGACCTCCGCGCCGCGGCCGTCGAGAGCCCCTCCCTCCCGGACTCCTCCTCCCTCGAGCAGCGCCGCGCCGCGCTCCTGGCCTACGCCCGCGCGCTCGCCCTCGTCAAGCCCCGCTTCCCCATCTCCCCCGACCGCGCCCACGTCCACTCCCTCTCCTTCACCTGGCACGACGCCTTCAAGACCAACAAGAAGGTCAGCCTGCCCTCCGTCCACCTCGAGAAGGCCGCCGTGCTCTTCAACCTCGGCGCCGTCTACTCGCAGATCGCGCTCGCCGCCGATCGCACCACCGACGTCGGGATCAGGACCGCCTGCGGCGCCTTCCAGAGCGCTGCGGGGGCCTTTGCCTGGCTCAGGGAGAGTGGGGTCGCTGCCAAGGCCGTCGCCGCGGGGGCCACCACCGTCGATGTGACGCCCGActgcgcggcgatgctggagaaaCTCATGCTGGCACAGGCGCAGGAGtgcttcttcgagaaggtcatagCTGGTGGGAAGCCGCCCGCACTATGCTCCAAGGTGGCGCGCCAG GTGGGCGTATTCTATGAAGAAGCTTATGCAGCTCTCTGTGCACCTCCTCTTAGTCAGCACTTTGACAGGACATGGGTTTCTCATGTCCAGCTCAAGGCAGCTCAATTCTATGCTGATGCTTGCTATAGGTTTTCATTGGATCTTCATCAGCAAGAAGAAATTGCTCAGGAAATTGCACGCCTAAAGATTGGAATGAACGCCTTGGCTGATGCCAAGAAGGCAGCTAAGGGAGTTGCTGCGCCACTTCTGGATTCTGTTAATAAGCTGGAGAGTAACATGAAAACCAACTTGGATAGGGCCATGAAGGAGAACAATAGTGTTTATCTGATGCGGGTTCCAGAGGCGGGTACTTTGGGAGCTCTGCCTGCAGCTTCCCTTGTAAAATCTACTTCTTTGGCTGAAGTTctagatgctagcaatgagaggcTTTTTTCATCACTTGTGCCTGATGGCAGCATGAAGGCCCTTTCTAAGTACACAGAGATGGTAGATGATATCATTCGGACCCAAGCAGAGAAACTTCAGCAATCTAGTGAGATCACTAGAGTTAGGCTGAAGGAAATGGACTTGCCTGATTCTATTCTATCATTGGAAGGTAatgtcagcatacctgcagatcTGAAGGAAGATGTTGAGGCTGTGCAGATaagcggtggccctgctggcttGGAAGCTGAGTTGCAGCAGCTGAGAGATTTGAATAGGGTCAATCAGGAGTTGCTTGTTCAGACTGAAGAGATGCTGCAGAAGGAGGCAAGTGAAGATGCTCAATTCCGGACGCAATTCGGAAGTCGTTGGACTAGGCCTCAATCAAGCACCCTAACAAAGAACATTCAAGACCGATTGAATCTTTTTGCTGGTAATCTTAAAAAAGCGGCTGCGAGTGATGCTTTGATCGAACGAGATGTGAAGGAGAGCTACCCCTTGATGTCTATTCTTGACAGAAGACCG ATAGAGTCTGCACTACCAAGTATTTCAAGGCCTATCATGTCCTTGGATGGGAATGAAGATGCTATCGTTGGAGCCCTTAAACAAAGCTTG AGGCAACTGGAATCTCTTGGTGCACAAAGGGCAGGCCTTGAAGACCATCTGAAGGAAATGAAGAGAAAG GATGATATACTCCCTAAGTTGATGGCTGGTGTTGGAGCACATGATGATCTTTTTAGGAAGGAGATTGCGAAGTACGATCCTATCTGTGCTGAAATTGCTGATAACATTGTAGCACAGGAACAATTATTGTTGCAAATACAG GAACAAAATGCGCAATTTGCTGCTGTATTCAATCTAGATGATTACAAAG TTGCTCGTGAGAGATGTTACAAGCAAATTGCTGCAGCTGTTGCTAAATACCAGGCAATTAAGAAGAACATGAATGACGGCCTAAATTTTTACGTGTCTTTACAG GATGCAACCGGCAAGATACAACAGCAGTGCAGTGACTTCATAATGACGCGAAACATCCAATGCCGTGAAATGATCGAGGACGTGCAAAGAAAGTTAGCAGGTTTCAACTTGTCATCTTCCAGCCACAACACTAACACGCCGAGGAGCTCTTCTGTTCCACCGGATCAGCACAGTCCATCACCACCGCCACATGCTCCTCATGCTCAGTCCTCGTACGGTGCTCCACCTGGGGGCGACCCGAGGCCAGTTTACTCCCAACCAGAGTCAAGACCTCCGTACTCGCAGCCATACCCCACCTATGGTGCGCCACCGCAGCAACCTCCATATGGCGCAGCACACCCTGGTCAGTACCAGCAGCACCCGCAGCAGCATCAGCCACCTCCTGGCCATGACTATGGCCAACCGGCGTATCCCGGGTGGCGCGGGCCGTACTACAATGGGCAGCAGCCACAGCCGCAGCAACCAGGGCCGTATCCACAAGCACCGTACAGTGCCCCAGGCGCGTACCCTCATCACCAGAGCAACTACTACAGGCCTCAATGA